From the genome of Triticum aestivum cultivar Chinese Spring chromosome 3B, IWGSC CS RefSeq v2.1, whole genome shotgun sequence, one region includes:
- the LOC123066719 gene encoding non-specific phospholipase C2-like, whose translation MVLTYDEHGGFFDHVPRPVDGVPSPDDIVGPPPYNFTFNRLGVLVPAILISPWIEKGTIMHGPNGSPSPMSQFEHSSVPATVKKLFNLLRDFLTKRDAWAGTFKGVVQTRTEPRTDCPEQLPTPTRIRQTEANEEAKLSSFQQEIVQLAAVLYGDHQLSSLQQRIRERMNVREGTSYMRSAVRRFFEAGMSAKRMGVADDEQIVKMMPSLTTRTSSADQDNLP comes from the exons ATGGTCCTCACATATGATGAGCATGGTGGGTTCTTCGACCATGTTCCCAGGCCGGTCGACGGCGTGCCTAGTCCCGACGACATTGTTGGCCCACCGCCGTACAACTTCACGTTCAACAGGTTAGGGGTGCTTGTCCCGGCCATCTTGATCTCTCCATGGATTGAGAAGGGAACAA TTATGCATGGGCCGAATGGAAGTCCGTCCCCGATGTCGCAATTCGAGCATTCTTCAGTCCCTGCAACCGTGAAGAAACTGTTCAATCTGCTTCGGGATTTCCTGACCAAAAGAGACGCGTGGGCTGGGACCTTCAAAGGCGTCGTGCAAACCAGAACTGAACCGAGGACAGATTGTCCAG AGCAActcccgacgccgacgaggatCCGTCAGACGGAGGCGAACGAGGAGGCGAAGCTGAGCTCGTTCCAGCAGGAGATCGTGCAGCTGGCGGCGGTGCTGTACGGAGACCACCAGCTGAGCAGCCTGCAGCAGAGGATCAGGGAGAGGATGAACGTGAGGGAAGGGACCTCCTACATGAGGAGCGCCGTGCGGCGCTTCTTCGAGGCCGGCATGTCGGCCAAGAGAATGGGCGTCGCCGACGACGAGCAGATCGTCAAAATGATGCCCTCCCTCACCACCAGGACATCCAGTGCGGACCAAGATAATCTTCCGTAG